One genomic segment of Kiritimatiella glycovorans includes these proteins:
- a CDS encoding sialate O-acetylesterase, producing MKRLCMITCMMVVSAVSASGPGPAGKHLFILSGQSNMARLDPAKSFTPTVEAAFGADRVIVIKDAMGGQPVRRWYRDWASADGDSPEENGDLYDRLMSKVRRAIAGEEIISVTLVWMQGERDAREAYGDVYEASLRGLIEQFRDDLGREDMNAVIGRINDFDLENHRYPHWTLVRSAQVAVAESDLRAAWVNTDDLNSGMNRKGEEVFDDLHLTVKGYEELGRRFAKEAIDLTSTLPENALDPPR from the coding sequence ATGAAACGGCTCTGTATGATCACGTGCATGATGGTGGTTTCGGCGGTGTCGGCGAGTGGGCCGGGGCCGGCGGGCAAACATCTTTTCATCCTCTCGGGTCAGTCAAACATGGCGAGACTTGATCCCGCAAAATCCTTTACGCCCACCGTGGAGGCAGCGTTCGGGGCAGATCGCGTGATCGTGATCAAGGATGCCATGGGAGGGCAGCCCGTCCGTCGATGGTACCGGGATTGGGCGTCTGCCGACGGGGATTCTCCGGAAGAAAACGGCGACCTCTACGACCGCCTGATGTCGAAGGTCAGGCGGGCAATCGCCGGAGAGGAGATCATTTCGGTAACCCTGGTCTGGATGCAGGGCGAACGGGATGCGCGAGAGGCGTACGGGGATGTATACGAGGCGAGTCTGCGCGGTCTGATCGAGCAGTTCCGCGACGATTTGGGGAGAGAAGACATGAACGCGGTAATCGGACGTATTAATGATTTTGACCTTGAGAATCATCGCTATCCCCATTGGACCCTTGTGCGGTCCGCCCAGGTTGCGGTGGCGGAATCCGACTTGCGGGCGGCATGGGTGAATACGGACGATCTCAACAGCGGGATGAACCGGAAGGGCGAAGAGGTGTTCGACGATCTTCATCTGACCGTAAAGGGGTACGAAGAACTCGGTCGGCGTTTTGCGAAGGAGGCGATAGACCTGACTTCAACATTGCCCGAAAACGCGCTCGACCCCCCCCGGTGA
- a CDS encoding sulfatase family protein, protein MKKFWMTTLLIGMTTLLGRAAGRERPNILLILADDLGYGNVDCYNPGPSIPTPHLDRLSREGRRFMQAYAPAAVCTPTRYGILTGQYPWRGPLKDGVVMEYEHPIVAPELITLPERLKTAGYATACIGKWHLGMTWPTVDGEPLRTDFSKRPSYDAFVELAKRIDYKGEVRSGPVDHGFDYYYGEGVINFPPYMFIENDRFAEKPAGLRLKGLSGAPGMMSADYTDESVLARQSDAVLEYLDRRAKGGRETPFFLYWAPNAIHYPICPSADFRGKTEHGPYGDFMYELDAAVGRVVDRIDELDLRENTLIVFTSDNGPRRPRLPTGHDCTAGLRGRKASDYDGGVKVPFIASWPGTIPTNTASDAVISLVDLYPTFTKLGGAECTNQFTDGIDVREALVEGTLANSDERAIVMTSVRGKFALRRGKWSLLSHPGNGIKRYDGDEDTPTQLYDLHEDRGQRNNLFPEFPEKARELERDLKRVRALE, encoded by the coding sequence ATGAAAAAGTTCTGGATGACTACCTTGCTGATCGGCATGACCACCCTCCTCGGCCGTGCGGCCGGCCGGGAACGCCCGAACATCCTGCTTATCCTCGCCGACGATCTCGGCTACGGAAACGTCGACTGTTATAACCCCGGCCCATCGATTCCGACCCCGCATCTGGATCGCCTGTCGCGGGAGGGACGACGATTCATGCAGGCCTACGCCCCGGCCGCCGTATGTACCCCCACCCGCTACGGCATCCTGACCGGACAGTATCCCTGGCGCGGACCGCTGAAGGATGGTGTGGTTATGGAATACGAACACCCGATCGTCGCCCCGGAACTGATCACCCTGCCCGAACGGCTGAAGACGGCCGGATACGCGACGGCATGCATCGGGAAGTGGCACCTCGGCATGACGTGGCCGACCGTCGACGGCGAACCGCTGCGGACGGATTTCAGCAAAAGGCCGTCCTACGACGCATTCGTCGAACTGGCGAAACGCATCGACTACAAGGGCGAAGTGCGCAGCGGTCCGGTCGATCACGGATTCGACTACTACTACGGCGAAGGTGTGATCAATTTCCCGCCGTATATGTTCATCGAGAACGACCGCTTCGCGGAAAAGCCCGCCGGACTCCGGCTGAAGGGTTTGTCCGGGGCTCCGGGCATGATGAGCGCGGACTATACAGACGAATCGGTGCTCGCACGCCAGAGCGACGCTGTGCTCGAGTACCTCGACCGGCGCGCGAAGGGCGGCCGCGAGACACCGTTCTTTCTCTACTGGGCGCCGAACGCGATCCACTATCCGATCTGCCCTTCCGCTGACTTCAGGGGAAAGACGGAACATGGCCCATACGGCGATTTTATGTACGAGCTGGATGCGGCGGTCGGGCGGGTGGTCGACCGGATCGATGAGCTGGATCTTCGGGAGAACACGCTGATCGTCTTCACTTCCGATAACGGGCCGCGCAGGCCGCGCCTGCCCACCGGCCACGACTGCACCGCGGGACTGCGCGGCCGCAAGGCCTCGGACTACGACGGCGGGGTCAAGGTCCCGTTCATCGCCTCCTGGCCGGGTACGATTCCGACCAACACCGCGTCCGATGCGGTCATCTCGCTGGTCGATCTCTATCCGACCTTTACGAAACTGGGCGGGGCCGAGTGCACGAACCAGTTCACGGACGGGATCGATGTTCGAGAAGCCCTGGTCGAAGGCACGCTCGCGAACAGCGATGAGCGGGCGATCGTGATGACCTCCGTCCGAGGCAAGTTCGCGCTGCGGCGCGGAAAATGGTCGCTGCTCAGCCACCCCGGCAACGGAATAAAGCGGTACGACGGCGACGAGGATACACCGACGCAACTCTACGATCTGCACGAGGACCGCGGGCAACGGAACAACCTTTTTCCTGAATTTCCGGAAAAGGCACGAGAGTTGGAACGCGATCTGAAGCGAGTACGCGCTTTGGAGTAA
- a CDS encoding thiamine pyrophosphate-dependent enzyme, giving the protein METRAWLSGNEAVAAGALDAGVTLGTGYPGTPSSEILEALAEFGGTAQWAPNEKVALEVALGVSTGGARGLATMKHVGLNVAADPLFSATHIGATGGLVLAVADDPGMASSQNEQDTRRYAVAAGAPVFEPSDSQEAYAMTRAAFALSEKWRLPFIIRLTTRICHSRTLVERDEPERAPLLGYERQINERVMVPAYARPAHKRLRSKLQSVAEWNNLHGMHRYWKGTGSLGVITSGVATMHVREAAPEASILQIGMTHPLPMRRIMAFLDGVEECVVIEEGDPVLFEALRAAGRPVRGRPDVFRFGELNVDRVRRIIDGETQEPPAETGGKPPQLCPGCPHRAVFQVLSEKACFVTGDIGCYSLGVLPPYEAMDTCACMGASIGMGLGMRRALPDEDARRVVSVIGDSTFVHSGLTGIVDMVYNRPRTGHVVLILDNATTAMTGLQEHPGTGRALDGTPAPKLELERVVEAMGVDRVVILNPSKETDRLRDELTRALASNELTVIITRQPCVLAMKRDRKKESG; this is encoded by the coding sequence ATGGAAACACGGGCGTGGTTGAGCGGGAACGAGGCGGTGGCGGCCGGTGCGCTGGATGCGGGGGTGACGCTGGGGACGGGGTATCCCGGCACGCCGTCGAGTGAAATCCTCGAAGCACTCGCGGAGTTCGGCGGAACCGCGCAGTGGGCCCCGAACGAAAAGGTCGCCCTGGAAGTCGCACTGGGCGTCTCGACCGGCGGGGCGCGGGGACTGGCCACCATGAAGCACGTGGGGCTGAACGTGGCCGCCGATCCGCTGTTTTCGGCCACGCACATCGGCGCGACCGGCGGGCTCGTCCTGGCCGTGGCCGACGATCCGGGCATGGCTTCCTCGCAGAACGAGCAGGACACGCGCCGCTACGCCGTCGCCGCCGGCGCGCCCGTCTTCGAGCCCTCGGATTCGCAGGAGGCGTACGCGATGACCCGCGCCGCCTTCGCCCTCTCCGAGAAGTGGCGGCTGCCCTTCATCATCCGCCTCACCACGCGGATCTGCCACTCGCGGACCCTCGTCGAACGGGACGAGCCGGAACGCGCGCCGCTGCTGGGATACGAGCGCCAGATCAATGAACGGGTCATGGTCCCCGCCTACGCGAGGCCGGCGCACAAGCGGTTGCGGTCCAAACTCCAGTCCGTGGCCGAATGGAACAATCTTCACGGCATGCACCGGTACTGGAAAGGCACCGGTTCCCTCGGCGTGATCACTTCGGGCGTGGCGACGATGCACGTGCGCGAGGCGGCGCCCGAGGCGTCGATCCTGCAGATCGGAATGACGCATCCGCTGCCGATGCGGCGGATCATGGCGTTCCTCGACGGGGTGGAGGAGTGCGTAGTGATCGAGGAGGGCGACCCGGTTCTGTTCGAAGCCCTGCGCGCGGCGGGCCGGCCGGTCCGCGGCCGGCCGGATGTGTTCCGCTTCGGAGAACTGAACGTGGACCGGGTGCGGCGGATCATCGACGGCGAGACGCAGGAGCCGCCCGCGGAAACCGGCGGAAAACCGCCGCAGCTCTGCCCGGGATGCCCGCACCGGGCCGTGTTCCAGGTGTTGAGCGAGAAAGCGTGTTTCGTGACCGGCGATATCGGATGCTATTCGCTGGGGGTGCTTCCCCCGTACGAGGCGATGGACACCTGCGCCTGCATGGGCGCGAGTATCGGGATGGGACTCGGCATGCGCCGGGCGCTTCCGGACGAGGACGCGCGCCGCGTGGTCAGCGTCATCGGCGACAGCACCTTCGTCCACAGCGGTCTCACCGGTATCGTGGACATGGTCTACAACCGCCCGCGCACCGGTCACGTCGTGCTGATTCTCGACAACGCCACCACGGCGATGACGGGTCTGCAGGAGCATCCCGGTACCGGCCGGGCGCTCGACGGCACCCCCGCGCCGAAACTCGAACTCGAACGGGTCGTCGAGGCGATGGGCGTCGACCGCGTCGTGATCCTCAACCCCTCGAAAGAGACCGACCGGCTCCGCGATGAACTCACGCGGGCACTGGCGTCGAACGAGCTGACGGTGATCATCACCCGCCAGCCGTGCGTCCTGGCGATGAAACGGGACCGGAAGAAGGAAAGCGGTTAG
- a CDS encoding 2-oxoacid:acceptor oxidoreductase family protein, with protein sequence MTAAAITNIKVAGLGGQGVLTATDLIGEVAFRAGRDVKKAEVHGMSQRGGSIESDVRFGPAVLSPMIPEGTVDYGLVFDPGRVEYMKKRLRDEGVLIGPDAVDVGRLADRRSFNVAMLGVLSTHLPFECEFWLRVLRERLPSRLVEANEQAFSLGRSAKG encoded by the coding sequence ATGACAGCAGCAGCGATCACGAATATCAAAGTCGCCGGCCTCGGAGGGCAGGGCGTGCTGACGGCCACGGACCTGATCGGGGAGGTGGCCTTCCGCGCCGGACGGGACGTGAAGAAGGCGGAGGTCCACGGCATGAGCCAGCGCGGGGGATCGATCGAGAGCGACGTGCGGTTCGGGCCGGCCGTGCTCAGCCCGATGATCCCCGAAGGCACCGTGGATTACGGCCTCGTATTCGATCCGGGGCGCGTGGAATACATGAAAAAGCGTCTGCGCGACGAGGGGGTTCTGATCGGACCGGATGCCGTGGACGTCGGGCGGCTGGCCGACCGGAGGAGTTTCAACGTGGCGATGCTCGGCGTGCTCAGCACCCATCTTCCGTTCGAATGCGAGTTCTGGCTGCGGGTGCTCCGGGAACGGCTGCCCTCACGGCTCGTCGAAGCCAATGAACAAGCCTTCAGCCTGGGCCGCTCGGCGAAAGGGTAG
- a CDS encoding phenylacetate--CoA ligase family protein: protein MHTPELWNDMNGAFHPASAPDYLPPSRLRALQLQRLRATVERACEKVELYRGRCADAGVRPRDIGSLEDAGCLPFTEKTDLRDTYPYGMFASGLHDIVRLHASSGTTGKPIVVAYTDQDLEVWRNVMVRTFAAAGLHRGDIIQNAYGYGLFTGGLGAHYGAEALGAAVIPISGGNTERQVMVLRDFGVTAICCTPSYFLHLIERAEAMGLDWSELPLRAGIFGAEPWTEGMRARIEARTGIRAYDIYGLSEIIGPGVGTECEAQAGLHIFEDHFLVEIVDPETGEPMPDGEEGELVLTTLSKQAMPVIRYRTHDITRIIAEPCPCGRTLRRIERIARRSDDMIIVRGVNVFPSQIEAALLKVEETLPHYRIVLTREEGLDRMQVQVEVTESVFSDRVREMEELRQRLAHAVEETVGLRVDLRLAEPHTLERSAGKARRVDDRRGA from the coding sequence ATGCATACGCCGGAGCTCTGGAACGACATGAACGGCGCCTTTCATCCGGCGTCCGCGCCGGATTACCTCCCGCCATCCCGTCTGCGCGCCCTCCAGCTTCAGCGGCTCCGGGCGACCGTCGAGCGGGCCTGCGAAAAGGTGGAACTCTACCGCGGGCGATGTGCGGACGCCGGGGTCCGGCCCCGTGATATCGGTTCGCTCGAGGACGCCGGGTGCCTGCCGTTCACGGAGAAGACCGACCTGCGCGACACCTATCCCTACGGTATGTTCGCCAGCGGTCTCCACGACATCGTACGCCTGCACGCTTCCAGCGGGACCACCGGCAAGCCGATCGTGGTGGCCTATACCGATCAGGACCTCGAGGTCTGGCGCAACGTAATGGTGCGCACGTTCGCCGCGGCGGGGCTGCACCGCGGCGATATCATCCAGAACGCCTACGGCTACGGGCTCTTCACCGGCGGACTCGGCGCCCATTACGGCGCGGAGGCGCTGGGCGCGGCGGTGATTCCCATTTCCGGAGGCAACACCGAGCGACAGGTGATGGTCCTGCGCGATTTCGGGGTGACGGCGATATGCTGCACGCCGAGCTATTTCCTGCACCTGATCGAGCGCGCCGAGGCGATGGGGCTGGACTGGTCGGAACTGCCTCTGCGCGCGGGGATCTTCGGCGCCGAACCCTGGACGGAAGGTATGCGTGCGCGGATCGAGGCGCGGACGGGGATCCGCGCGTATGATATCTACGGCCTGTCCGAGATTATCGGGCCCGGCGTGGGTACGGAGTGCGAGGCCCAGGCGGGCCTCCATATATTTGAGGACCATTTTCTGGTGGAGATCGTCGATCCGGAGACCGGAGAACCGATGCCGGACGGCGAAGAGGGCGAGCTGGTGCTCACCACGTTGAGCAAACAGGCGATGCCCGTAATCCGCTACCGCACACACGACATCACGCGCATTATCGCCGAGCCGTGTCCGTGCGGACGCACGCTGCGCCGGATCGAGCGGATCGCGAGGCGGAGCGACGACATGATCATCGTCCGCGGCGTGAACGTCTTCCCCTCACAGATCGAGGCCGCCCTGCTTAAGGTCGAAGAGACGCTGCCGCACTACCGCATCGTGCTCACCCGCGAAGAGGGACTCGACCGCATGCAGGTGCAGGTGGAGGTCACGGAATCGGTTTTCAGCGACCGGGTCCGCGAGATGGAGGAACTCCGCCAGCGGCTCGCGCACGCCGTCGAAGAAACCGTCGGTCTGCGGGTCGACCTGCGTCTCGCCGAGCCGCATACGCTCGAACGCAGCGCGGGCAAGGCGAGACGCGTCGACGACCGGCGCGGGGCCTGA